A single genomic interval of Bacteroidia bacterium harbors:
- a CDS encoding MarR family transcriptional regulator, producing MGSSKRLSAKDTVCFNIKTSWHAISRMYNSTGVDYDLTLSLGYVLINIDEENGTPATKIASSVGMEPRSLSRMLKTIEDNGLVYRKVSETDKRVVRIFLTEEGKQKREMSKLAVKTFNKIVREKIDPEKLKVFFEVIEQINNLADNKELLAREKITYEMTKNKSILAA from the coding sequence ATGGGAAGTTCCAAACGATTATCGGCGAAGGATACGGTCTGTTTTAACATCAAGACCAGTTGGCATGCTATTTCCCGCATGTATAATTCCACAGGAGTTGATTATGATTTAACCTTATCATTGGGTTATGTTCTTATCAATATTGACGAAGAAAATGGTACACCTGCCACCAAAATAGCTTCAAGTGTTGGCATGGAGCCACGCAGTTTGAGTCGGATGCTTAAAACCATTGAAGACAATGGATTGGTTTATCGAAAAGTATCAGAGACAGACAAACGAGTAGTAAGAATATTTTTGACAGAGGAAGGCAAGCAAAAGAGGGAAATGTCGAAATTAGCCGTAAAGACTTTTAATAAAATAGTAAGGGAGAAAATTGACCCTGAAAAACTCAAGGTATTTTTTGAGGTAATAGAGCAAATCAATAATTTAGCAGACAACAAGGAATTATTGGCAAGAGAGAAGATTACCTATGAAATGACCAAAAACAAATCCATACTTGCAGCAT
- a CDS encoding polysaccharide biosynthesis C-terminal domain-containing protein, with protein YRCAYLNSKHLCIQTEKSNHMGIIQRQSLANAILIYSGILIGFINMYLQPVCLSPEVFGLTRVLLSFSGLVSAIMPMGAGNIMMRFFQNYVGKEEEKNRFISFTFVFGLAGFAIFSILLLLNSGWIIDSYSKQSGLFAANFGFVFLLSFFMVCISLANCYSFALAKSVVPSLFSELLIRLFLMTLVGLFYFNYIGLEGFIIGFVCSYGINFIGVMSYVFHIDKPKFRFDFGKLEWKGMAGFGIMIAIATMASIGLKNLDTIFLVRYLNLETAGIYSIALFMGLFIETPLNSLDRIASIKIAMAIAQNDHQEIKDIYHKSSSNLFLVGGLLFIGVNSCVTPLLTFLPPDYRGNELVIFIISLGSLVNMASGSNTSIIYNSEHYLKGTILLAGMFALLFILLWILIPLYGIIGSAMAIAITSSSFNLSKLLFIKRYYHMQPFGWDSVRLAILIGIVTIIGQYLPHLTLPVGDLVYRGMIVTVLYLGIAYFFKLIPEDSITMAKGLVSKVKSW; from the coding sequence GCTATCGGTGTGCATATCTTAATTCTAAGCATCTTTGCATCCAAACGGAGAAGTCCAACCACATGGGAATAATTCAAAGACAAAGTTTGGCAAATGCAATTCTGATTTATTCAGGGATTTTGATTGGTTTCATTAATATGTATTTGCAACCAGTTTGCTTAAGTCCGGAGGTTTTTGGCTTGACCCGTGTTTTGTTATCCTTTTCGGGTTTAGTTTCAGCGATAATGCCGATGGGAGCAGGAAACATTATGATGCGTTTTTTCCAAAACTATGTTGGAAAGGAAGAAGAAAAGAATCGCTTTATCAGTTTTACTTTTGTATTTGGATTAGCAGGGTTTGCGATATTTTCCATCCTATTATTATTAAACTCGGGCTGGATTATTGATTCCTATTCCAAACAATCGGGATTATTTGCAGCAAATTTTGGTTTTGTTTTTTTACTGAGTTTCTTTATGGTTTGCATCAGTTTAGCCAATTGCTATTCATTTGCATTGGCTAAGTCGGTTGTACCTTCATTATTTTCAGAGTTATTAATAAGGTTATTTTTAATGACTTTGGTTGGATTATTCTATTTTAATTATATTGGACTTGAGGGTTTTATAATAGGATTTGTTTGTTCGTATGGTATTAACTTTATTGGAGTAATGAGCTATGTTTTTCATATTGACAAGCCTAAGTTCAGGTTTGATTTTGGGAAATTGGAATGGAAAGGAATGGCTGGCTTTGGGATTATGATTGCAATTGCCACGATGGCATCCATAGGATTAAAAAATTTGGATACCATTTTTTTGGTTAGGTATTTAAACTTAGAAACGGCTGGAATATACTCCATAGCCTTATTTATGGGATTGTTTATTGAAACACCTTTAAATTCTTTGGATCGAATTGCAAGTATTAAGATTGCAATGGCCATAGCCCAAAATGACCATCAAGAAATAAAAGACATTTACCATAAATCAAGCTCAAACTTGTTTTTGGTTGGAGGTTTATTATTTATTGGAGTAAATTCATGTGTAACCCCTTTATTAACTTTTTTACCTCCGGATTATAGAGGAAATGAACTAGTGATTTTTATCATCAGTTTAGGTTCATTGGTTAATATGGCATCCGGTTCAAACACTTCCATCATCTATAATTCAGAACATTATTTAAAAGGAACCATATTGTTAGCAGGAATGTTTGCCTTGCTTTTTATTTTGCTTTGGATATTGATACCACTGTATGGAATTATTGGGTCGGCCATGGCAATTGCAATAACTAGTTCAAGTTTCAACTTATCGAAGTTATTATTCATTAAGAGGTATTATCACATGCAACCGTTTGGATGGGATAGTGTTCGACTTGCCATTCTTATCGGAATAGTCACAATAATTGGACAGTACTTGCCTCATTTGACATTGCCGGTTGGGGATTTAGTTTACCGAGGTATGATTGTTACAGTACTTTACCTTGGAATAGCCTATTTCTTCAAGTTAATTCCTGAAGATAGTATAACTATGGCAAAAGGATTAGTTTCCAAGGTAAAGTCTTGGTAG